Proteins encoded within one genomic window of Ostrinia nubilalis chromosome 5, ilOstNubi1.1, whole genome shotgun sequence:
- the LOC135071598 gene encoding caspase Dronc yields the protein MEDVHRGAIQSNYVSLVEQTDLDLMVSALYEKGVFSEQMIERYKDTQKDARQRKRQLYLDVMTRGPRAFAHLVDALTEAGYWNLVRDLDPDSQLHSAQDRPSPRPLPPRTREEKPFISISNGRTKPVTGIDPQKTNEEKVNQKPTESEMNYSHEDFKIPHFDVTKSTKYYDDDDEVSGIKAYRTRDRGRGALMVFNYTEFANRVEEPRLGADVDCVKLKYLFDEMGFTVRSYPNYTKKETVEVLESLKTNSVIVEAGCVFVVVSSHGYARAHSSDNDFRCHDGTLMSTKDFLQYFNNLHLPRARVYSDILIAHSTVPGNVSYRDSKDGSWYIQVLCEVFARYAHERDVVELFTLVDQQLEERFRIQTSSIERWGFNRRLYLHPGLPRPPRDRPADATRPAQPAQPAV from the exons ATGGAAGACGTTCACAGAGGAGCCATACAAAGCAATTATGTTTCTCTCGTGGAACAGACCGACCTGGATCTCATGGTATCAGCTCTATACGAGAAGGGTGTTTTTTCTGAGCAAATGATCGAGCGGTATAAG GACACGCAGAAGGACGCCCGGCAGCGCAAGCGGCAGCTGTACCTGGACGTGATGACGCGGGGCCCGCGCGCCTTCGCGCACCTGGTGGACGCGCTGACCGAGGCCGGCTACTGGAACCTGGTGCGCGACCTCGACCCCGACAGCCAGCTGCACTCCGCGCAGGACAGGCCGAGTCCAA GACCACTACCACCAAGAACCCGAGAAGAAAAGCCATTCATCAGCATTAGTAATGGGAGGACTAAACCTGTAACTGGTATTGATCCACAAAAAA cTAATGAAGAGAAGGTCAACCAAAAACCAACAGAATCTGAAATGAACTATTCACATGAAGATTTTAAGATCCCACACTTTGATGTGACTAAAAGTACGAAATACTACGACGACGATGATGAAGTCTCAG GCATCAAGGCGTACCGCACGCGCGACCGCGGGCGCGGCGCCCTGATGGTGTTCAACTACACGGAGTTCGCGAACCGCGTGGAGGAGCCGCGGCTCGGCGCCGACGTCGACTGCGTCAAGCTCAAGTACCTGTTCGACGAGATGGGCTTCACCGTGCGCTCCTACCCCAACTACACCAAGAAG GAGACAGTGGAAGTGCTGGAGTCGCTGAAGACGAACTCGGTGATCGTGGAGGCGGGCTGCGTGTTCGTGGTGGTGTCGTCGCACGGCTACGCGCGCGCGCACAGCTCGGACAACGACTTCCGCTGCCACGACGGCACGCTCATGTCCACCAAGGACTTCCTGCAGTACTTCAACAACCTGCACCTGCCC CGCGCGCGCGTCTACTCCGACATCCTCATCGCGCACTCCACCGTGCCGG GCAACGTGTCGTACCGCGACAGCAAGGACGGCTCGTGGTACATCCAGGTGCTGTGCGAGGTGTTCGCGCGCTATGCGCACGAGCGCGACGTGGTGGAGCTGTTCACGCTCGTGGACCAGCAGCTGGAGGAGCGCTTCCGCATCCAGACGTCCAGCATCGAACGCTGGGGCTTCAACCGCCGCCTCTACCTGCACCCCGGCctgccgcgcccgccgcgcgaCCGGCCCGCCGACGCCACCCGGCCTGCCCAGCCCGCCCAGCCCGCCGTATGA
- the LOC135071604 gene encoding selenoprotein M-like encodes MKLFAAVIFSVLLTTLTAYEISDIVSARIESCRGCSLNRLPEVKKFIMDDAPFYERLEVKFITGAPPELVLLGEGDRELERLPLSQLNRQECNDLVQEKGFVKKSKKSDL; translated from the exons atgaAGTTATTTGCAGCAGTTATATTCAGTGTATTATTAACTACCTTGACCGCTTATGAAATATCCGATATAGTGTCGGCTAGAATCGAG AGTTGTCGAGGATGTTCGCTGAACAGGTTACCGGAGGTGAAGAAGTTCATAATGGATGACGCGCCGTTCTACGAGCGACTGGAAGTGAAGTTCATCACGGGCGCGCCCCCCGAGCTGGTGCTGCTGGGCGAGGGCGACCGCGAGCTCGAGCGCCTGCCGCTGTCGCAGCTCAACCGTCAGGAATGTAACGATCTCGTCCAGGAGAAGGGCTTtgtgaaaaaatctaaaaagtccGACCTCTAA